The Castanea sativa cultivar Marrone di Chiusa Pesio chromosome 4, ASM4071231v1 sequence TGAAATTGGGTAAGTGAGCTCATTAGCGTGGCAATTACAGCTCACCCATACAAACTCTCCAACAGAGTTTCTGTTAGAATCAAGGAGGCATGATATTAGCCACACCCGAGTATCTTTAACTTTTATATAATATCCTGACCTCTCCTTACCACATAAAATGTACATGTAGTTTATATCATGGTGGTCTAAATGCAGCCTGTATAAGTTGTTTAACCGACTAACATAGCTCACTACTCGGTAGAAATTTGGTGGAAGTTGGTCAGCGCACAGTTCGTAAAACCTAAGTGTCCTAAGTATTAAGGGATCTATGGGGAACCTAACTCCCCCACTAAAGTAGccatcaaaggaaaaaaaatactacttgAGGGCGCCGCTCAAGGGTGATGTTCTCTTCGTAATAGTATGCTACATTTACATCGGGAGGGATGCCAAAACTAGCCAAAACAGTATGCTACTTGTCATTACATTTATTTCAAAACTTAACTATTGTCTTGTCTTCTATTAATGATTGACGGTTCACATCCCCGAGGAACAACTCACAGAGTGACGTAAGTCCTTGATTCATCCTCGAGCGCGAAGAACGAATCAAGCGAGGCTATTGTACGGCATATGGCAAGGGGCCCATTTTTCCCCTGGCCTAAATTCGGTTGGGCCTATGAACAGTACCTGGCCATGGATCTCACCGTTCCTCATGATTGACCTTAAGTGGCCCAAAGACATTTACCCATCATATGTGAATTTTATGCACGGCTAGATGGTCTTCATAATCAGTTTTAAATGTACCTATGTTGCTCAGTTAAGCCTCGGCATGCCAGGAGTGCCTTAGGGGACTCCGTTGCCGAGCAGCTTTCGGCGGCCATCATTAGTCCCAACATCCCAGCTCCTATTCCCAACAAAGCATATTATTTGTCAGGAATAATCAAATTATGCCCCACCCACACGAGTGGTGCTAGAGGGCAATCATGACTCTGTCCATTATCCTCAAGATATAAATATTAGAAGAGAAGATgaaatgggggttagacatttGGGAGTTAAGACTGAGAGAGTAGCCAAGCATACGAAAGAGAGCTTtcaaagggagagagagaaactagCTTTTGTACTAGACACTTGAACGAGCCCGCCCAGGAACTGCCCATTGTAGGATACTCAAGGCCCACTAAACAagtaaattgtgagcccaaatactAGATCCAACCTATATTGGAGATTTGAGTACACACAATAGTGATTGATCTTtagttttctagaaattttgcaagtatggaggatataagaagaagatgtaatttaatggtggatttgtagctaaactttatttaattgagaaaaaagCCACTTATAGCATCTAACTATCCGACAATATAGACTCAACTCCCAATAGTAATGAATGAAACAAAACCATATTCATACAAAGCCAACCCACCCAATATAGGAAAATGCGAATCAATCAAACACCATATTGCTTCTACAGTTGTGATTCACACCATCCTCATCATGTAAACAAACCCAAGTTcctaaattattttatcaacTCCACTGCGAGGAATGCCACCAACACATCTGCCGATCCAATGCCTCTGTCTTGAACTCCAAGAAAATTATCAATTGGTTTCTGTTTGGTTAGTGAGAAATGGTGGTGGTGTTCTGCTAAATGCTAAGAACGTTGAGGAAGAACGAAATTTTAGGGATTGAGGTTTAATTTGGTTAAAAGATATTGGTGAAGGTTGTGTACAGAGATCAACTTGGAAAAGGATTTGAGAGGCGATTGATTGGTAAAGCTtgttggttcttttttttttttcctaaaactttTTCTTGGTCAAATcttgatttaattttaaatttctttatcttTCTCAAATCTTGTCAATTCTTTTAAACGATTTTTGTAAATTGATTTCTTGTTTGTAATGAAATTAAAGTGGAAAAGATTTTGGGCGTAGAAGATTGCGGTTTGTTCAtccaagaatcactattctaataaaatttgaaaagaaagaacaaaattattttattttattttagtttattagaTTTGTGAGatgtatttgatatcattgGGCCAACTAACACATgtgataaacttttttttttttttttagagagttttaacctatggcatccgctcttgatgatagatctttatcatcaaaccaagatacaaattagtttttagtgtaggcagggattgaactccagatctcttagGCGACACTTAATGGATATATCAACACTAACATAGACAAATgggtcctttttctttttttctttttttcttttttgccccCTCAAAAATGACACCTAACATCAGGGGagcatatcaaaattttaagaaatatattaaaaattattccaaaatttaataatttatttttagcgAAACTCCTTTTTTATCCCTCTATTTTGGAGTTGTTTTCAATTTGATCCtaatactttgaaaattttctactTGGTCCTTGAGCTGTTCAAAATGttttaaatactgaaaaaaaaagtaaataaaaatattgcaaCATTTATAAAGTGCTGTGATACACACTGACATTAAATATATGCCTCAAGCCAGAATGAATCAGGTGAGATTCAAAGTCTATAGAACAGAAAATTATATGTGCTGAATTCGCTAATTGAATCGTAAGTCTCATAATATCGAATGAAGTAATCATAAGTACGAGAAGGATGGCACTGAAATCAAACTATAAtggctttaatttttcttttgtatggaAATTTTCCAGGGTGGTAGATTCTCAATCGACCAATTCAAGTAATTTGAacctcacaagtcacaactaaTAACATTGAGCAGTATGGATAAATGATGTGCTTGAATCAACCAAAATAGAGCTCCAAAGAGCAAATTGATCCAACCGACCAATAAGGTATCTCCCAATCAATCCATAAAGAACCCATTGAACCGCAAACCTCATAACGAAAGgcaaatcaatcaaatctactAAATGGAAAATTCATTAACATTCAAGATTGCATTAGGATTTAGAACTATCAAAAACAGATGAAAACTATTTAACATCAAGTTATTTATATTTGGCCGGTAGCTTCATCACCTCCACTGCTAGGAATGCCATCAACACATACGCCGACTACGCCTCCTAACGTTAATGTCTAGGTTAACGAACATTAACGTTCAGTTGGTTTAACCAAAGTTAATCCGAATCATCAGATGAACGCTCTTCAGGAAACTGAACACAAACACGCCTCCAAGGCTCTTTTTAGGTTGTTTACAATCTCAGTCATTGAGGGGCGATTTCGACCCTCCGAATTTACACAATCTACTGCTAGGTACCCAACATATGCCACTGCCTCTATTTCAAATGGGGTAGGTGGTGGTACTTTTGGGTCCAAAACCTTCTGAATTTCATCTTGGGCAATGTATGGCACTGCAAAATCAACTATATTCCGTGGCACACCGTTTTCATTGCGATGTATTGCTTCATACCCGGTCAACATTTCTAGCAATACCACTCCAAAGCCGTAcacatcacttttttttgtcaattgttGAAGTCTATAGTACTCAGGGTCCATGTAACCAACAGTGCCTACCGCAAGAAGCAAAAGGTGTGACTCCTCATCCATGGGGGCCATCAAAGATAGGCCAAAATCAGTCACCTTGGCAGTCCATGTGGCATCTAATAATATGTTAGACGACTTGACATCGCGGTGTATGATTGGTGGAACTGCATATACGTGTAGGTACTCAATGCCTCTAGCTACGTCTAGTGCCACTCTAATCCGGGCAACCCATGACATTAGAGGAGTACTTTGAAGCTTATGAAGATGGTCATGAAGGCTACCATTTCTCATGTAATCATAGACCAATATACGCTCATTATCATCCTCAAAAAATCCCAATAAGCAAACAAGATTCTTGTGACTAAGGCAGGACAAAGCTTCACTTAGGAAAGCATTGTCATGGTACTTGCAATCGTTCACatatgattttgaaatttcagcACGCTTAATAGCCAATACTCGGCCATTATTTAAAGTGGCACGGTAGATTGAGCCAAAGCTACCTGTTCCAATCTTGTGATCTTCTGAGAAGTTGTTGGTGGCTTCAAGTAGCATTTGCAAAGGAAATTCTTTCTTACCCACAATTCCTATCAAGTCTTTGAAGCTTGTTGTTCGGAGTGTGTGTCTAGGAATTATTTGAATTGTCTTATCATTTTTGGAATAGTTTGTTCGTGACTTGGCTGTGGAAAACAATGACAAAATGGGCTTTTTTTTGGAATGAGAGAATTTCGGAGCTATTCCATTAGATTCTGCACTATTACTGCTCTTCCACTTACGAAACGCAAACAAGTCTTTGAAGGTAACTTTTCGAATTGGGTGTATGGGGCTTGCTGATATTGAAGGATCAGTGggaattatttcataattttcagAATTACTACTGTCTGATTGAGACCTGGCTGGTGGGAAGAATGACATTATGGAATTAGAATAAAGAGCTAATTTTGGAGGTATTTCGTTGGATTCTGAACTAGCATCAGTTTCAGTGTCAGAGTTGTAGGCTGGGAAGAGTGATGCAATGGAAAGCTGCTTAGAGAAGTTTGGAATTGGGTTTGTTGTTCCATTCCTCATCCAACTGCCAGGGTCTGAGCTGTTGTTGGCAACAAATTCTGCAaccaaaaatatcaaaatatgattagaaaatatttaattctCATTTAATTAGCAGAAGAAGttaaaactttgtttttataatctaaaaacAAGAGTAATCAAACTGGTTACAGTGTAACCAATAAGCATGTGGCAAACACTACAATTACTAAATAACAAAAAGTGTACACTATATGACCTGTAGCATAGGAAACTATAACAATTAAGCTACTTTCGTTTATGCACTGTACAAGAAATTCAGCAGAATGCTTACTGCTTTGTTTCAATTCTTTGACACTCACCCTCATGGAGTATGGGAGCATCGATTTGATCACAACCATCTTAGAGAAAAGCGTTAAAAATACCAACAAGAAGTAGCTTTATATTACAGTCCCAACTTGTACCTTGTCCCTCATGGCAATCTATTTCTATCTGTTTAATTTATTCATGAAAAACTGGATCGAACCCATATGAAGGGCTGCCAGATTGTCACTTAATAACAAAGTTGGTTGAGAAGGAGAGACATTGTGGTGCGAACACCAGAATTTTGATCAGAGCATTGCATTTATTGTGATTATAGTATTTATTTCTGATTTCAGCATTTTCagttatttctttaaaaaaaaatagaattaagaAATTCATAAATCATTGGTAAAACATATATACTATCATCTTCTTGcaaagaaattaataagaaaaaaaaaattaatttcaattatctCAAGAGAAGATTAAGAGCATCCATATCAACTCATGCAATAATATTTGTCTATTTTTAGCACAAGAACTTACTTCTTCTATTTTACTTACCCACTTTTCAAAAATTctcatatcaaattatttattccaaactctatttcattaaaatatctaaTAGATTCTATGTGAGTTACCCACCATTTGGAAGTTCCTCAACATAATGCTTTATAAATGTGATTATGATAAGTAGAGTACTAGAATGTACATTGTGATTTGTAGACCTAGCATCCATAACACAAGTATCTCTTTCATATGCATGTCCATTAACCACTATTTCAGAAAATATCAAATGCCTCTATTCACAACTGAAATTAGGACTAAGAAAGTTCtgccaaaaaggaaaattacCTGCCATAAAAGTGGAGTGAGTGGCTGGCTGAATTACATTGTTGGCCATGTGTTCTTTActagcaaaatcaaaattgacTGACTGAATTTGAGTTCCCAGCATAGCCAAGGATTGTTGGCATTGTTCTGTTGATGGATCCTCTCCCATCCATCAATGAAGTGTACTCCTTATTGATTCAAGAAGAAAGGGAATGCAGTgtggaaaaaaatttagatcctCATATGGAATCAACAACCCTAGTTACTAAGGTATCTTCTTCTGCAGgaaacaacaataacaagaaCTCTAAGGGGAAAAACAATTCCACTTGCAATCACTGTGGAATGATGGGTCACACTGTTGAGAAGTGTTACAAGATCTATGGCTACCCTCCTAGCTTCAAGCCAAAGGGAAAGAAGTCCACTGTGGTACACCAAGTCAATCTTCAAGATGAACAAGTTGAAAAGAATTCTACTTCTGCTTCTACCTCATTTTCATTCACTAAAGAGCAATGCCAACAATCCTTGGCTATGCTGGGAACTCAAATTCAGTCAgtcaattttgattttgctagTAAAGAACACATGGCCAACAATGTAATTCAGCCAGCCACTCACTCCACTTTTATGGCAGgtaattttcctttttggcaGAACTTTCTTAGTCCTAATTTCAGTTGTGAATAGAGGCATTTGATATTTTCTGAAATAGTGGTTAATGGACATGCATATGAAAGAGATACTTGTGTTATGGATGCTAGGTCTACAAATCACAATGTACATTTTAGTACTCTACTTATCATAATCACATTTATAAAGCATTATGTTGAGGAACTTCCAAATGGTGGGTAACTCACATAGAATCTAttagatattttaatgaaatagagtttggaataaataatttgatatgagAATTTTTGAAAAGTGGGTAAGTAAAATAGAAGAAGTAAGTTCTTGTGCTAAAAATAGACAAATATTATTGCATGAGTTGATATGGATGCTCTTAATCTTCTCTTGagataattgaaattaattttttttttcttattaatttctttgCAAGAAGATGATAGTATATATGTTTTACCAATGATTTATGAATTtcttaattctatttttttttaaagaaataactGAAAATGCTGAAATCAGAAATAAATACTATAATCACAATAAATGCAATGCTCTGATCAAAATTCTGGTGTTCGCACCACAATGTCTCTCCTTCTCAACCAACTTTGTTATTAAGTGACAATCTGGCAGCGCTTCATATGGGTTCGATCCAGTTTTTCATGAATAAATTAAACAGATAGAAATAGATTGCCATGAGGGACAAGGTACAAGCTGGGACTGTAATATAAAGCTACTTCTTGTTGGTATTTTTAACGCTTTTCTCTAAGATGGTTGTGATCAAATCGATGCTCCCATACTCCATGAGGGTGAGTGTCAAAGAATTGAAACAAAACAGTAAGCATTCTGCTGAATTTCTTGTACAGTGCATAAACGAAAGTAGCTTAATTGTTATAGTTTCCTATGCTACAGGTCATATAGTGTACACTTTTTGTTATTTAGTAATTGTAGTGTTTGACACATGCTTATTGGTTACACTGTAACCAGTTTGATTACTCTTgtttttagattataaaaacaaagttttaaCTTCTTCTGCTAATTAAATGagaattaaatattttctaatcatattttgatatttttggtTGCAGAATTTGTTGCCAACAACAGCTCAGACCCTGGCAGTTGGATGAGGAATGGAACAACAAACCCAATTCCAAACTTCTCTAAGCAGCTTTCCATTGCATCACTCTTCCCAGCCTACAACTCTGACACTGAAACTGATGCTAGTTCAGAATCCAACGAAATACCTCCAAAATTAGCTCTTTATTCTAATTCCATAATGTCATTCTTCTCACCAGCCAGGTCTCAATCAGACAGTAGTAATTctgaaaattatgaaataattccCACTGATCCTTCAATATCAGCAAGCCCCATACACCCAATCCGAAAAGTTACCTTCAAAGACTTGTTTGCGTTTCGTAAGTGGAAGAGCAGTAATAGTGCAGAATCTAATGGAATAGCTCCGAAATTCTCTCATTCCAAAAAAAAGCCCATTTTGTCATTGTTTTCCACAGCCAAGTCACGAACAAATAATTCCAAAAATGATAAGACAATTCAAATAATTCCTAGACACACACTCCTAACAACAAGCTTCAAAGACTTGATAGGAATTGTGGGTAAGAAAGAATTTCCTTTGCAAATGCTACTTGAAGCCACCAACAACTTCTCAAAAGATCACAAGATTGGAACAGGTAGCTTTGGCTCAATCTACCGTGCCACTTTAAATAATGGCCGAGTATTGGCTATTAAGCGTgctgaaatttcaaaatcatatGTGAACGATTGCAAGTACCATGACAATGCTTTCCTAAGTGAATTGGAAGCTTTGTCCTGCCTTAGTCACAAGAATCTTGTTTGCTTATTGGGATTTTTTGAGGATGATAATGAGCGTATATTGGTCTATGATTACATGAGAAATGGTAGCCTTCATGACCATCTTCATAAGCTTCAAAGTACTCCTCTAATGTCATGGGTTGCCCAGATTAGAGTGGCACTAGACGTAGCTAGAGGCATTGAGTACCCGCACGTATATGCAGTTCCACCAATCATACACCGCGATATCAAGTCGTCTAACATATTATTAGATGCCACATGGACTGCCAAGGTGACTGATTTTGGCCTATCTTTGATGGCCCCCATGGATGAGGAGTCACACCTTTCGCTTCTTGCGGCAGGCACTGTTGGTTACATGGACCCTGAGTACTATAGACTTCAACAATTGACAACAAAAAGTGATGTGTACGGCTTTGGAGTGGTATTGCTAGAAATGTTGACCGGGTATGAAGCAATACACCGCAATGAAAACGGTGTGCCACGGAATATAGTTGATTTTGCAGTGCCATACATTGCCCAAGATGAAATTCAGAAGGTTTTGGACCCAAAAGTACCACCACCTACCCCATTTGAAATAGAGGCAGTGGCATATGTTGGGTACCTAGCAGTAGATTGTGTAAATTCGGAGGGTCGAAATCGCCCCTCAATGACTGAGATTGTAAACAACCTAAAAAGAGCCTTGGAGGCGTGTTTGTGTTCAGTTTCCTGAAGAGCGTTCATCTGATGATTCGGATTAACTTTGGTTAAACCAACTGAACGTTAATGTTCGTTAACGCGCCCATTATCTTCCCTTGGAAAGGGGTTTGGAAGGTTAAAGCTCCTCGGCGTGTTTCCTTCTTTGTGTGGACTGCTGTATGGGATAGGATCCTTACAGGGGATAATTTGAGGGGTAGAGGATTGGATTTTGTCGATTGGTGTATCATGTGCCGCAGTAATGGGGAGACGGCAGATCATTTGTTACTACACTGTGGAAAGGCTTCTTGACTGTGGAGTTTggtttttagatcttttgggttttcttgggtcttgccTAGATCAGTTGCGGATACTCTATtcagttggtggaattggcctgGAAAGCATtcgtctagcatttggaatttagctcctttatgcttgatgtggtgtctcTGGAGGGAGCGCAATAGGAGGACGTTCGAGGACATGGAAAGCTCAGATGACCAGCTTTTGGCCTCTCTTAGTGTCactctgtttgattggtctagggcttggggactcacctctagtgattctctccctatgTTTCTTAGTTCTCTCCTGTGTACTTAGTTtattttcctctcttctcttttttctctttcttttccctttataCTTATCTCTCTACCTTATGTTTtttgcataaggtagtgttcttgaatgcatatatttttacctatataaaaaaaaacatatataacgATATGAATGAAGAGATAGACTAGCCCAAACAATTTCCTTAATCCAAATAAACAGAATAAATCACTCAATGCTACCCTTTTTTCGAACATAACATGCACACCACTCCTTtaagccaaaaagaaaaggaaaaaagaatacCTTAATTGCATAATGCTTTCCATCTACAGTGCTTCGATATAAAACCTGTTCCACACGCAAGGAGAAATACTAAATAAAGAACAGGAAATATGCTAAAGAAATAACTACTATAagcaagagatacaaaataatGTCATCAAGATTATGCTTACCACTTTCCCATAGCTACCAGCACCAATCTTATACTCACGAACATGCTCATTGACCCTCTTATTGCCATTCTCATCCTGAAAatgcattataaaaaatttaataagaacATTGATGCAAGTGAAAGTGTGGAATGGAGAAACTATTCTGCAtgtagagaaaaataaaaacacataagcaCCTATATGAGCCCTTGCACATCCAACCAACAATAAGAAGTACTAAACTACTAACATACATAACCTTCGTCAGTATGTTAGCCTAAATCTGCAGTTTGATTGCATTATactgagagagaaaaagagagcttCTAATGTACATGAATGTCACAGTTAATTCCATGACAATGAAACATACAAAGCGTAAAAATGATGGTATatagttattattagttaaaaTCCTAGTGGGAAACTGTTAGAACATAGCTGAGACATTCGTAATGAAATACCGCTGCATGCCTGGATCTTTAAGAAGTAATAAAAgcacaataaaattttcaaaaacacagtTGATTCAGAAAGCATACATCTTTATGCAACAAACTAACATCCTGTTGCAACCTATGGTCAACCACATTGCATTTCTATGCAGTAAGTGTCAAATAGCAATAGGTTAGTCGATGCATGTAACTTGAATGATTGTCAAATATCAATTGGCATGCAAGTAATACCAAGATTTATACCTCTGTGCGAACAACTTGATGAGTTTCCTTGACAGGAAATTGCCTGCAAACCATTCCACTTTGTTCTCTGAGCCTTAAAATCTCTTCAGAACATTTGGTGCGACCATGCGACTCAGCATCATCTCCATGATTGGTATCAGTAACATCACCATTGTATGAacaatcatcatcatcttctatcTCATCATCCAACAACAACTCCTGTGAATGGTTATTATTGAAGGCAGAAGGTGGTCTCGGTTGTGGTCTGGGCCTTCTACTAAAACCAAAGCAGCCG is a genomic window containing:
- the LOC142630745 gene encoding serine/threonine-protein kinase GRIK1-like isoform X1, producing MLSKSLARMMGCCGCFGFSRRPRPQPRPPSAFNNNHSQELLLDDEIEDDDDCSYNGDVTDTNHGDDAESHGRTKCSEEILRLREQSGMVCRQFPVKETHQVVRTEDENGNKRVNEHVREYKIGAGSYGKVVLYRSTVDGKHYAIKVKIYAFKNTTLCKKHKVER
- the LOC142630745 gene encoding serine/threonine-protein kinase GRIK1-like isoform X2 codes for the protein MLSKSLARMMGCCGCFGFSRRPRPQPRPPSAFNNNHSQELLLDDEIEDDDDCSYNGDVTDTNHGDDAESHGRTKCSEEILRLREQSGMVCRQFPVKETHQVVRTEDENGNKRVNEHVREYKIGAGSYGKVVLYRSTVDGKHYAIKELGCWD